In one window of Accipiter gentilis chromosome 28, bAccGen1.1, whole genome shotgun sequence DNA:
- the MTHFD2 gene encoding bifunctional methylenetetrahydrofolate dehydrogenase/cyclohydrolase, mitochondrial: protein MATALCPLRTLGRAALRPRDRRLHLSAPRNDAVVISGRKLARQIRQEARHEVEQWVAAGNKRPHLSVVLVGEDPASHSYVLNKTKAAADVGISSETILRPASITEEELLDLISKLNNDANVDGLLVQLPLPEHIDERKICNAVTPDKDVDGFHVINVGRMCLDQYSMLPATPWGVWEIIKRTGIPTLGKNVVVAGRSKNVGMPIAMLLHTDGRHERPGGDATVTISHRYTPKEQLKQHTIRADIVVAAAGIPNLITADMIKEGAAVIDVGITRVQDPVTAKSRLVGDVDFEGVKKKASYITPVPGGVGPMTVAMLMKNTIIAAKKLLKPKELKALTA, encoded by the exons ATGGCGACCGCGCTCTGCCCGCTCCGCACCCTCGGCCGCGCCGCGCTGCGGCCCCGCGATCGCCGCCTCCACCTCAGCGCGCCCAG AAATGATGCCGTTGTCATTTCTGGAAGGAAGCTGGCCCGGCAGATCAGGCAGGAAGCCCGTCACGAGGTTGAGCAGTGGGTAGCAGCTGGAAACAAGAGACCTCACCTCAGTGTTGTTCTCGTCGGCGAAGATCCAGCGAGTCACTCCTACGTATTGAACAAAACCAAAGCGGCTGCTGATGTTG GAATCAGCAGTGAAACCATCCTCAGGCCGGCTTCTATTACTGAAGAGGAGCTGCTGGATTTGATCAGCAAACTCAATAATGATGCTAATGTGGATGGCCTTTTGGTACAGCTTCCTTTACCTG AACATATTGATGAGCGCAAGATTTGCAATGCTGTGACTCCAGACAAAGACGTTGACGGCTTTCACGTGATAAATGTGGGTCGCATGTGCCTTGACCAGTACTCCATGCTGCCAGCTACCCCGTGGGGGGTGTGGGAGATCATTAAGAGAACTG GCATCCCAACGCTGGGGAAAAACGTGGTGGTGGCCGGCAGGTCAAAGAATGTGGGCATGCCCATCGCTATGTTGCTGCACACGGACGGGAGGCACGAGCGCCCAGGAG GTGATGCCACAGTCACAATATCCCACCGTTACACTCCCAAGGAGCAGCTGAAGCAACACACTATCCGCGCTGATATTGTGGTAGCGGCAGCAG GCATACCCAACCTGATCACAGCTGATATGATCAAAGAAGGAGCTGCAGTTATTGATGTGGGGATAACGAGAGTGCAGGATCCTGTCACTGCCAAGTCGAGGCTGGTTGGCGATGTGGATTTTGAAG gggtgaagaagaaagccAGCTACATCACTCCGGTCCCTGGGGGAGTTGGGCCCATGACAGTTGCCATGCTGATGAAGAACACCATCATTGCTGCCAAGAAGCTGTTGAAACCCAAAGAGCTGAAAGCATTAACCGCTTAA